In Pochonia chlamydosporia 170 chromosome 3, whole genome shotgun sequence, the following are encoded in one genomic region:
- a CDS encoding G1/S-specific cyclin Pcl5 (similar to Cordyceps militaris CM01 XP_006668387.1): MKYDADDSPAFVASSSRYAPYSSAISSAASTSTASVWSDTASQSSDDTSISANTSDSDSCDAYCLSKRATTTAQNVVNYRRSLHQRDVEAAVPAELRQNPRRSAPGSHAGRGGCPPTLVRQSDRKVNFVDSLVGRLQQSLLDSLTQCLAFYFADSSTQIVEAIWPLSSVVCRSELGSKAVLPLRTFIQETLRRSRTSYSTLQVALYYLVLIKPHVPKHNFTTEQPDDRHADRALQCGRRMFLAALILASKYLQDRNYSARAWSKISGLNTQEINQNEIAFLLAVNWKLHITDEVFQRWTEIVLKYTPPPSPPSPGAASQAYAQQSADWKQLILKLEPELANIDGLIPGTTLASATASDLCALSPRSILNLPQESRNPAAFESLGTTPTPKMYAAPSVMEPAPSSVYTPGRLAPAMTLLPTPRLTPQTSGFCTPAVSAASQVLGKSNAMGLAMAQASSISAVQTTLDRFPCSVTSSPQGYCPVRRSSLANSVSTASSPESMVSDSSRSSRSSSISSASSLASATLYNSTSRCSVPSRFRVAKLWNDRVSLKPSVPSVPEDYDEHCLSSSPESYTGEAAKLGDLCLDTPLARRERELDEMTRDPASDAARALQDLHNHDVSADATPTAKTGSKRSRASSIDNSLHENVRDILSRRYKSPESSWANNVVRSQGLASESYLQVPVHPTFGRNAKRVCCSAEAATGYQTAGVHPAISLRGPGMWDGILN; encoded by the coding sequence ATGAAGTACGACGCGGATGATTCACCCGCCTTTGTCGCCTCCTCCTCTCGATATGCTCCTTATAGCTCTGCTATAAGTTCCGCGGCATCTACCTCTACAGCATCTGTTTGGTCTGACACCGCTTCTCAATCATCCGACGACACCTCCATTTCAGCAAACACCTCCGACTCTGATTCGTGCGACGCTTACTGTCTCTCAAAGCGCGCTACCACCACTGCTCAAAATGTTGTCAACTATCGCCGGTCGCTCCATCAGCGCGATGTCGAGGCAGCCGTCCCGGCCGAGTTGCGACAGAACCCTAGACGCAGCGCCCCCGGTTCCCACGCCGGTCGAGGAGGCTGCCCCCCTACTCTTGTGCGACAGTCGGATCGCAAAGTCAACTTTGTCGACAGCCTTGTTGGTAGGTTGCAGCAATCGCTTCTTGATTCATTAACCCAATGCTTAGCCTTTTATTTTGCAGATTCTTCCACCCAGATCGTAGAAGCCATCTGGCCCCTCTCCTCGGTTGTGTGCCGCAGTGAGCTTGGCAGCAAAGCCGTATTGCCCCTGCGAACCTTTATTCAGGAGACTCTCCGGCGTTCACGCACCAGTTACTCTACGCTTCAGGTGGCTTTGTATTACTTGGTTCTCATCAAGCCTCACGTTCCCAAGCACAACTTCACTACCGAGCAACCGGATGACAGACATGCAGACCGTGCCCTCCAGTGCGGCCGTCGCATGTTTCTCGCAGCTCTTATTCTCGCCTCAAAATACCTCCAAGACCGCAACTACTCGGCTCGCGCTTGGAGCAAGATTTCTGGGCTTAACACGCAGGAAATTAACCAGAATGAGATTGCTTTCCTCCTGGCAGTCAACTGGAAGCTGCATATCACGGACGAGGTTTTCCAGCGTTGGACCGAGATTGTTCTCAAGTACACCCCGCCTCCTTCGCCCCCTTCACCCGGTGCTGCCTCTCAGGCCTATGCTCAACAGTCTGCCGACTGGAAACAGCTGATTCTGAAACTTGAGCCTGAGCTCGCCAATATTGATGGACTCATTCCTGGAACAACGCTCGCCAGCGCCACTGCTAGTGACCTTTGCGCGCTCTCCCCTCGAAGCATCCTCAACCTGCCTCAGGAGTCTCGCAACCCAGCTGCGTTCGAGAGTCTTGGTACTACTCCCACTCCAAAGATGTATGCTGCACCCTCAGTCATGGAGCCTGCACCCAGCAGCGTGTATACGCCCGGCCGCTTGGCTCCTGCCATGACCCTTTTGCCGACTCCACGCCTTACTCCGCAGACCAGTGGATTCTGCACTCCTGCCGTGAGTGCCGCGTCCCAGGTTCTCGGAAAGAGCAATGCTATGGGTCTCGCAATGGCTCAGGCTAGCAGCATCAGTGCTGTACAAACCACTCTGGATCGCTTCCCTTGCTCTGTAACTTCGTCGCCTCAGGGGTACTGCCCAGTCCGTCGATCCTCTCTGGCCAACTCGGTGTCGACTGCATCGTCACCTGAATCCATGGTTTCGGATTCCTCGCGCTCCTCGCGCTCATCATCcatttcttctgcttctaGCCTCGCTAGCGCGACCCTCtacaacagcaccagccgTTGCAGTGTGCCGTCGCGATTTCGAGTTGCAAAGCTCTGGAATGACCGGGTGAGCCTGAAGCCTTCCGTTCCCTCGGTTCCAGAGGACTATGACGAGCACTGCCTTTCCTCCTCGCCGGAGTCGTACACTGGTGAAgctgccaagcttggcgaTCTTTGTCTGGACACTCCCTTGGCGAGACGTGAGCGAGAACTCGACGAGATGACTCGTGATCCTGCATCTGATGCCGCCAGGGCTTTGCAAGACCTCCATAACCACGATGTATCTGCTGATGCCACGCCCACAGCCAAGACTGGCTCGAAGCGAAGCCGTGCATCTTCCATCGACAACTCTCTACACGAGAACGTCCGGGATATCCTGTCCCGCCGATACAAGTCCCCTGAATCCTCATGGGCAAACAACGTTGTGCGATCCCAGGGCTTGGCTTCGGAATCGTATCTGCAGGTTCCCGTCCACCCCACCTTTGGACGCAACGCAAAGCGAGTATGTTGCTCTGCAGAGGCCGCGACTGGCTACCAGACTGCTGGTGTTCACCCCGCCATTAGTCTGCGAGGACCTGGAATGTGGGATGGCATTCTTAACTGA
- a CDS encoding inner membrane magnesium transporter MRS2 (similar to Magnaporthe oryzae 70-15 XP_003720985.1): MQPALPLRSPVPSRSLLRFLKSQSDAAFLAHGSANASLATGARACRRGRISGSLNVGGSRSLNILSCQRRAVTGLSPGANPVRRGLGLPAKSTKLGFCTTATGRKLFESKPGNEPTWQERLWGTSAKKGAKLLKPDDLPGGHDEYEHGSSMFTSRRALAAKAALEPRLRCTEVDENGKVILVDGEFKKTELIAKFGLNPRDLRKIDSSNLPHILIRPSAILLNLLHLKVLIKHDRVLLFDVYGSKTSYPQSAFMYDLQGKLQQKTTQGSNGLPYEFRALEAVLTSVTSEMEADFEAVREPVMRILSELEDDIDRDKLRILLILSKRVSTFEQKAKLVRDAIEELLEADDDLAAMYLTEKTHDLYRGLDDHTEVEMLLESYHKLTDEIVQEAGNLVSGIRNTEEIVRAILDANRNALMLLDLKFSVGTLGLAMGTFLAGLYGMNLENFIEDTNWGFGAVTGISSVASILVCWYGLIKLRKVQRIKMMRNERPHVPRSNQYPYQYQYGDDSALGLLDSRNREMLRRAHMQKAMAARRTWLTFWKA; the protein is encoded by the exons ATGCAGCCGGCTTTACCTTTACGGTCACCCGTCCCGTCCCGCAGTCTGCTTCGCTTCCTGAAATCCCAATCCGATGCCGCTTTCTTGGCCCACGGCAGCGCGAATGCCTCTTTAGCCACCGGCGCGCGAGCCTGTAGACGAGGTCGTATATCAGGCAGCTTGAATGTCGGGGGCTCCAGATCACTCAACATCTTAAGTTGCCAACGCCGTGCGGTTACTGGCCTCTCGCCGGGAGCTAACCCCGTCCGACGTGGACTGGGACTGCCAGCAAAGTCGACCAAGCTTGGATTTTGCACCACAGCCACTGGGCGTAAGCTATTCGAATCGAAGCCAGGCAACGAACCTACATGGCAGGAGAGGCTTTGGGGAACGAGTGCCAAGAAGGGGGCTAAACTACTGAAGCCAGACGACCTGCCAGGAGGTCATGACGAGTATGAACACGGCTCGTCCATGTTTACCAGTCGCcgggctctggcagccaaAGCCGCTTTAGAGCCCCGGCTGCGATGCACAGAAGTGGATGAAAATGGCAAGGTTATTCTAGTGGACGGGGAGTTTAAAAAGACGGAGCTGATTGCAAAG TTTGGACTTAACCCTCGAGATCTACGGAAAATCGACTCGTCCAACTTACCGCACATTCTTATCCGCCCCTCTGCGATTCTCCTCAACCTGCTGCACTTAAAGGTGCTGATCAAGCACGACCGCGTTCTGCTCTTTGATGTATACGGCTCAAAGACGTCGTATCCTCAATCTGCATTTATGTACGATTTACAGGGAAAACTACAGCAAAAGACGACACAGGGTTCTAATGGCCTGCCGTACGAGTTCCGTGCCCTCGAAGCCGTCCTGACGTCTGTGACGTCGGAAATGGAAGCCGATTTTGAGGCGGTGCGCGAACCAGTTATGCGCATCTTGAGCGAGCTGGAAGACGATATCGACCGAGATAAGCTGCGAATTCTGCTCATCCTGTCCAAAAGAGTGAGCACGTTTGAGCAAAAGGCCAAACTTGTTCGAGACGCAATCGAAGAACTTCTCGAGGCGGACGATGATCTGGCCGCCATGTATTTGACAGAAAAGACGCACGACCTATACAGAGGATTGGACGACCACACCGAAGTAGAAATGCTACTAGAGTCGTATCACAAACTCACCGACGAAATTGTACAAGAGGCGGGCAACCTGGTGTCTGGAATCAGGAACACGGAGGAAAT TGTCCGTGCCATTCTCGACGCCAACCGAAATGCCCTTATGCTTTTGGATCTCAAATTCAGCGTCGGCACACTTGGACTCGCCATGGGCACGTTCCTCGCTGGCTTGTACGGCATGAACTTGGAGAACTTTATCGAGGACACAAACTGGGGCTTCGGCGCCGTAACGGGCATATCTAGCGTCGCCTCCATCCTCGTCTGCTGGTACGGCCTCATCAAGCTACGCAAGGTGCAGCGCATCAAGATGATGCGCAACGAGCGGCCACACGTCCCGCGGAGCAACCAGTACCCCTATCAGTACCAGTACGGCGACGATAGCGCGCTCGGTCTCCTCGACTCTAGGAACAGAGAGATGCTGCGTCGTGCGCATATGCAAAAGGCTATGGCAGCGCGGCGGACCTGGCTTACATTTTGGAAGGCTTAG
- a CDS encoding DASH complex subunit hsk3 like domain-containing protein: MATRNFGTTQNLNRQSMAPGAGVAAKNRQLAHLQSQLAQLSTNLSDTENLLRMTSVQAEAMRGLGSWHGGLFMAASKVLGEESVKEGR, encoded by the exons ATGGCGACCAGAAACTTTGGCACCACGCAAAACTTGAACCGGCAGAGCATGGCACCGGGTGCGGGCGTTGCCGCTAAAAACAGACAACTG GCTCATCTCCAGTCACAGCTTGCTCAGTTATCGACTAATTTATCCGATACGGAGAATTTACTGCGCATGACGAGTGTGCAGGCTGAGGCGATGAGGGGCCTGGGGAGTTGGCATGGTGGGTT GTTTATGGCTGCGAGCAAGGTTTTGGGGGAGGAGAGTGTCAAGGAGGGTAGGTGA
- a CDS encoding 2-dehydropantoate 2-reductase (similar to Coccidioides immitis RS XP_001239045.1): MGDSQLMNICSVGGNPVSAFLSWRLQATNACDVTLVWKSGYEHVAQYGISFKSPVFGNERFKPRHVVRNPEDAAHAREGPFDYVVLCVKALPDVYDLAAVIDSVVTPQHTCILVNTTHTLGVEAALEERFPTNVVLSLVSGAELTQLGQSEFEHKGSTEVWVGPANRNSNIPQAIQEDMAQALAMTLSTGQVDCKVSSNIRQQQYERVIGPIAFHPVSVLFDTPNHGALLEKVGVRDMISDVIDELLRLADANGCKLAPDFKQRTMDEMTKPNLPESIMWQDYMARRPMEIETYLGSPVKLARDSQVPVPRIETLYAVLHNLNIVNRSRPKPGEGPPTSMMPPSSPISSPQSRSVSQAGHRPMMGGMPNGNGMPPRQPRPRNSSNFGPPGMRRPPQMNGGPPNGYPRPPPSMNGGSRAPSRRGSMDGNDLEEFSHLVLYDDIPEGQEPAFGGDSDLVLRERELQLRQRELALREQEMRMRRGPPPGPRRGPHPMRNSQQVFDDDDDDDDFFDPMASTGAPTIDPDNFDMMSVTSRKNRKASSQSASQFRRNPDDGPPPSRGSRFRPSFGRNRTSQVNHLPSMNDNILDDPMLAFTSNRYGAVDRGTMGGSSRANSLTASRLEDIPYGPAPGGPPGMNGAYPRRASQSPGNPYGPPPMRGGRPSPPNGYAPSMNGRPSPPDGVRQPVPRYPPGQGNSIAPQQVEQHIGVSALHPPKPRNVRSLTGSASASVGSGEVDSEQSAHSSQSSFQNATSIGVR; encoded by the exons ATCACCTGTTTTTGGCAACGAACGATTTAAGCCTCGCCATG TTGTTCGGAATCCAGAAGACGCCGCTCATGCTCGAGAGGGTCCATTCGATTATGTTGTATTGTGCGTCAAGGCACTTCCCGATGTCTACGACCTCGCTGCCGTTATCGATTCCGTTGTCACACCTCAACACACATGCATACTTGTCAATACAACTCACACATTAGGAGTGGAAGCAGCGCTGGAAGAACGATTCCCTACAAATGTGGTCCTGTCGCttgtttctggtgcagaGCTTACACAGCTTGGACAGAGCGAATTTGAACACAAGGGCTCAACAGAAGTATGGGTTGGACCTGCCAATAGAAACAGCAACATACCCCAAGCGATCCAAGAAGACATGGCTCAGGCATTGGCCATGACCTTGAGTACCGGTCAAGTGGATTGCAAGGTCTCCTCGAATATTCGCCAACAGCAATATGAGAGAGTAATTGG CCCAATTGCCTTTCACCCTGTCTCTGTTCTCTTTGACACGCCGAATCACGGGGCCTTACTAGAGAAGGTTGGAGTTAGAGACATGATTTCCGATGTCATTGATGAGCTGTTGCGCCTAGCTGATGCAAACGGCTGCAAGCTCGCCCCAGACTTCAAGCAACGGACAATGGATGAAATGACGAAGCCCAATTTACCCGAGAGCATTATGTGGCAAGATTACATGGCAAGGCGACCCATGGAAATTGAAACATATCTAGGTTCTCCCGTCAAACTAGCTCGCGATTCCCAGGTGCCAGTTCCTCGGATAGAGACTTTATACGCCGTCCtccacaacctcaacattGTAAACCGGTCTAGGCCCAAGCCCGGCGAAGGGCCTCCAACAAGCATGATGCCCCCCAGCTCACCCATTTCTTCTCCACAGTCTCGATCCGTTTCTCAGGCGGGTCATCGCCCAATGATGGGTGGTATGCcaaatggaaatggcatGCCACCGCGACAACCTCGACCCAGAAACTCTTCAAATTTCGGGCCTCCAGGTATGCGACGACCGCCTCAGATGAATGGTGGTCCGCCAAACGGTTACCCTCGTCCTCCACCGTCAATGAACGGTGGCTCACGAGCACCATCACGACGCGGTTCTATGGACGGCAATGACCTCGAAGAGTTCTCGCATTTAGTTCTCTACGACGACATACCAGAGGGACAAGAACCAGCATTTGGTGGAGATTCAGATCTAGTTTTGCGAGAGCGGGAGCTCCAGCTTCGCCAGCGGGAGCTTGCCCTGCGAGAGCAAGAAATGAGAATGAGACGTGGCCCTCCTCCTGGTCCTCGCCGGGGACCCCATCCCATGCGCAACAGCCAACAAGTAttcgatgacgatgacgacgacgacgatttcTTCGACCCAATGGCGTCAACTGGAGCACCAACCATCGACCCTGATAACTTTGACATGATGAGTGTAACGTCGAGGAAGAATCGTAAGGCGTCTAGCCAGTCTGCGTCCCAGTTTCGCAGAAACCCGGACGATGGCCCGCCGCCTTCTCGAGGAAGTCGATTCCGCCCTAGTTTCGGACGAAACCGTACCAGCCAGGTTAACCACCTCCCTTCGATGAATGACAACATTTTAGACGACCCTATGTTAGCCTTTACATCGAATCGATACGGCGCAGTTGACAGGGGCACCATGGGTGGAAGCTCTCGTGCCAACTCGCTGACAGCTTCAAGGTTAGAAGACATCCCGTACGGACCAGCACCAGGTGGTCCGCCAGGAATGAATGGTGCATACCCACGTCGCGCAAGTCAATCGCCTGGCAACCCGTATGGTCCACCACCTATGCGGGGCGGTCGTCCTTCGCCCCCCAACGGCTACGCACCTTCGATGAACGGACGGCCCTCGCCACCAGACGGGGTGCGACAACCTGTTCCTCGCTACCCGCCGGGGCAAGGCAATTCAATAGCTCCCCAGCAGGTAGAGCAGCATATAGGGGTGAGCGCCCTCCATCCACCTAAGCCAAGAAATGTTCGTAGTCTGACGGGTAGTGCGAGCGCCAGCGTGGGCAGTGGTGAAGTCGACTCGGAGCAATCTGCACATAGCAGTCAGAGCAGCTTCCAGAACGCGACGTCGATCGGAGTCCGTTAA
- a CDS encoding ATP-dependent RNA helicase SUB2 (similar to Aspergillus terreus NIH2624 XP_001209879.1), translated as MSHEEDLIDYSDEEIGANETAAAGSNGKKGELAASTDVDKKGSYVGIHSTGFRDFLLKPELLRAIGDCGFEHPSEVQQTCIPQALLGGDIICQAKSGLGKTAVFVLATLQQVEPVNGEVSVVVMCHTRELAYQIRDEYNRFSKYMPDIKTGVFYGGTPIKTDMETLKNKDTCPHIIVGTPGRLKALVRDKALRLGSVRIFVLDECDKMLDQPDMRTDVQDVFRATPTQKQVMMFSATLSDAIKPICRKFMQNPTEHYVDEDTKLTLHGLQQYYIKLEEKEKNRKLNELLDDLQFNQVIIFVKSTIRATELDKLLRECNFPSIAVHSGVSQEERIKRYKEFKEFKKRICVATDVFGRGIDIERINLAINYDLSADASSYLHRVGRAGRFGTKGLAISFVSSDQDQEVLKEIEKRFEVALPEFPKEGVDASTYMAS; from the exons atgtcgcACGAGGAGGATCTCATCGACTACTCTGATGAGGAGATCGGAGCCAACGAGACCGCGGCCGCGGGCTCTAACGGCAAGAAAGGCGAACTCGCTGCCTCTACCGATGTCGACAAGAAGGGTAGTTATGTTGGTATTCACTCGACCGGCTTCCGCGACTTCCTGTTGAAGCCTGAGCTTCTCCGTGCTATTGGCGACTGTGGTTTCGAGCATCCATCGGAGG TCCAACAAACCTGTATTCCTCAAGCCCTTCTCGGAGGTGACATTATTTGCcaggccaagtctggtcttggtaAGACGGCTGTCTTCGTCCTTGCCACCTTGCAGCAGGTCGAACCCGTCAACGGAGAGGTCTCGGTGGTCGTCATGTGTCACACACGTGAACTTGCCTACCAGATCCGTGATGAGTACAATCGATTCAGCAAATACATGCCCGACATCAAGACTGGTGTGTTCTATGGTGGTACTCCCATCAAGACCGATATGGAAACcttgaagaacaaggacacCTGCCCCCACATTATTGTTGGTACTCCAGGTCGTCTCAAGGCTCTTGTCCGCGACAAGGCTCTCCGCCTTGGCAGCGTTCGCATCTTCGTTCTTGATGAGTGTGACAAGATGCTCGACCAGCCCG ACATGCGCACTGACGTGCAGGATGTTTTCCGCGCCACCCCTACCCAGAAGCAGGTCATGATGTTCTCAGCTACCCTGTCtgatgccatcaagcccATTTGCAGGAAGTTTATGCAGAACCCCACCGAGCACTATGTCGATGAGGACACCAAGCTCACCCTGCACGGTCTCCAGCAGTACTACATCAAGctcgaggagaaggagaagaacaGGAAGCTCaatgagcttcttgatgacctCCAGTTCAACCAGGTCATCATTTTCGTCAAGAGCACCATTCGCGCTACCGAGCTGGACAAACTGTTGCGCGAGTGTAACTTCCCTTCGATCGCTGTGCACTCTGGCGTGAGCCAGGAAGAACG TATTAAACGTTACAAGGAGTTCAAGGAGTTCAAGAAGAGAATCTGCGTCGCCACCGATGTTTTTGGCCGTGGTATTGATATTGAACGTATCAACCTGGCTATCAACTACGATCTGTCTGCCGATGCTAGCTCGTACCTCCACCGTGTCGGTCGTGCTGGCCGTTTCGGTACCAAGGGTCTTGCCATCTCCTTTGTCAGCTCTGACCAGGATCAAGAGGTTCtcaaggagattgagaagcGATTCGAGGTTGCCCTGCC TGAATTCCCCAAGGAGGGCGTCGATGCCAGCACTTACATGGCTTCGTAA